One Stigmatopora argus isolate UIUO_Sarg chromosome 12, RoL_Sarg_1.0, whole genome shotgun sequence genomic window carries:
- the LOC144085650 gene encoding uncharacterized protein LOC144085650 gives MDRYSNLEIDLECDGRGEVAQKAALFGGMFKRSSKSAEPQDNLSISSELSKSNESLNENTKDKGSMFKGMFKKQQKSSKEPQEVALSQNNPELEDSKEKSGILGGVLKKHPKWGHSRTPSQDLLDLDVLTSNNNENFNKLTLSLNNAELSAKNGSLEDSKPSKDKSGVLGGIMKKPKRGHARRPSQDLLDIDLSASNNNANDNNKESAGMFSGILKKSPKPLKERTKSQDDLSQASELSASSENLSEGGAKEKGGLFSGMFKKPKMLNATKTQSQEDLTADSQLSASSDSIKEKTSKEKSEGLKENLAEKPKVKQNGFSAMMKNAFHTDKHEDDNTEETSENGEIQTSHKQSKLADAMNKFNPFRSGKDKQSDSSDEDVPLSSNKSSGNKQNAVVGAMSKLNPFKSANKKDTEDPELLKDTDKQAEGKQKLKNNGVDREGKPRSETPPLPRRPAHEEKKGTPLQDKAMAKGAEDAKETTSRQKADKEVPKVPPKKPSQEEMRRRSVPVPENQPQSQSDDELLKEDAEGDEVTLAQSKAVRPNYSRIRLVYTLSSP, from the exons ATG GATCGGTACAGCAATCTGGAAATCGACTTGGAGTGTGATGGAAGAGGAGAAGTCGCG cAAAAGGCGGCCTTGTTTGGCGGCATGTTCAAGAGATCCAGCAAGTCGGCAGAACCGCAG GACAATCTGTCAATCAGCAGTGAACTGTCAAAAAGCAACGAAAGTCTAAATGAAAACACCAAG GATAAAGGAAGCATGTTTAAGGGGATGTTTAAGAAGCAACAGAAATCATCTAAGGAGCCACAAGAG GTCGCACTCTCCCAGAACAATCCTGAGCTTGAAGACAGCAAG GAAAAGTCGGGTATTTTAGGCGGGGTGCTGAAAAAACATCCCAAATGGGGACATTCACGGACGCCCTCGCAG gaTCTTCTCGACCTCGACGTGCTCACCAGCAATAACAACGAGAACTTCAATAAA TTGACGCTTTCGCTGAATAATGCAGAGCTTTCGGCTAAAAACGGCAGTTTAGAGGACAGCAAGCCGTCCAAA GATAAATCGGGTGTGTTGGGTGGGATCATGAAAAAACCTAAACGTGGACACGCACGGAGGCCCTCACAG GATCTTCTTGATATTGATTTGTCTGCCAGCAACAACAATGCAAATGACAACAATAAG GAGTCGGCTGGAATGTTTAgcggaatattaaaaaaatctccaaagccTTTAAAAGAAAGGACAAAGTCTCAG GATGATTTGTCTCAAGCTAGCGAGCTGTCGGCCAGCAGTGAAAACCTCTCTGAGGGCGGGGCTAAG GAGAAAGGAGGACTCTTCAGCGGCATGTTCAAAAAGCCCAAAATGCTTAATGCAACAAAAACCCAGTCTCAG gAGGATCTGACTGCAGACAGCCAGCTGTCCGCCTCCAGCGACAGCATCAAGGAGAAGACGTCCAAAGAAAAGTCGGAAGGCCTCAAAGAAAACCTGGCGGAGAAGCCTAAAGTCAAACAG AACGGCTTTAGCGCCATGATGAAGAATGCCTTCCACACTGACAAACAC GAGGACGACAACACAGAGGAAACGTCCGAAAATGGCGAGATTCAGACCAGCCACAAACAG AGCAAGCTGGCAGACGCCATGAACAAGTTCAATCCATTCCGATCCGGAAAGGACAAGCAGAGTGACTCCAGCGATGAAGACGTGCCGCTTTCTAGCAACAAGTCGTCCGGCAACAAACAG AATGCTGTGGTGGGAGCTATGTCCAAACTGAACCCGTTCAAGTCAGCCAATAAA AAAGACACCGAAGACCCCGAGCTACTCAAAGACACGGACAAACAAGCGGAGGGAAAACAAAAA CTGAAGAACAACGGCGTGGACAGGGAGGGCAAGCCGAGAAGTGAAACGCCGCCACTTCCACGTCGACCCGCCCATGAG GAGAAGAAGGGCACACCGCTACAAGACAAAGCTATGGCCAAAGGAGCTGAAGACGCTAAG GAAACTACGTCCCGGCAGAAGGCTGACAAGGAAGTTCCCAAAGTTCCTCCAAAAAAGCCTTCGCAGGAG GAGATGAGAAGACGAAGCGTACCAGTGCCGGAGAACCAGCCTCAG AGCCAATCAGATGACGAGTTGCTGAAAGAAGACGCAGAGGGCGACGAGGTGACCCTGGCACAGAGTAAAGCGGTGAGACCAAACTACAGTAGAATCAGGCTTGTCTATACTTTGAGCAGCCCTTAA
- the apol1 gene encoding apolipoprotein L1: MDEEVPKDDEEVVVPEGEDKMEENGTTKAEQVKPKKGKRRNPFMQHVKTKGVQNRDADTENDGENKSLFEQLDEFRIDPLQPEERQDFEALMEWWNTVESWEDTPQDEDMTEKEEAKAFAVTAEKVQKGIRVFNKLFSERAESLWQHVIDLNGIADGLDKFNKKTKIAQITGGSTSAIGGVATIAGLALAPVTFGTSLIVTAVGLGVATAGGLTSAGAGISNQVNNSMDRKKVEKMVKDYQEKMEDLNKCLKFIKQGIENLRRFDLIKMKNNAYNRDFPALSSSFFEDGAMAGKAILVNANEIMRVVQIANVAGSTAARAVQIASMATGVLTGLFVGMDIYFVAKDSKELKKGAKSEFAAKIREVATQLHDGLVELNSIREELQYTAKPEDDEGGDGDGKEALDQKKEKKAYEYDSSEEDEIDRIKKAIKKDLENREYV; the protein is encoded by the exons ATGGATGAGGAAGTGCCAAAAGACGACGAAGAAGTAGTCGTACCAGAGGGGGAGGACAAAATGGAGGAGAATGGTACCACCAAAGCAGaacag GTCAAACCCAAGAAAGGAAAGCGGCGCAATCCCTTCATGCAGCACGTCAAG ACCAAAGGGGTACAGAACCGGGATGCGGACACAGAG AATGATGGAGAAAACAAAAGCTTGTTCGAGCAACTGGATGAATTCCGCATTGATCCATTGCAGCCTGAAGAACGACAG gattTTGAGGCTCTTATGGAGTGGTGGAACACAGTGGAGT CTTGGGAGGATACGCCTCAGGACGAAGACATGACGGAGAAAGAAGAAGCCAA GGCCTTTGCGGTGACGGCGGAAAAGGTCCAGAAGGGCATCCGCGTCTTCAACAAGTTGTTCTCGGAACGCGCCGAAAGCCTGTGGCAGCACGTCATCGACCTGAACGGCATCGCCGACggcctcgacaagttcaacaaGAAGACCAAGATTGCCCAGATCACCGGCGGCTCCACCAGCGCCATCGGCGGCGTGGCCACCATCGCCGGGCTGGCCCTGGCGCCCGTCACCTTCGGGACCTCCCTGATCGTGACGGCCGTGGGGCTGGGCGTGGCCACGGCCGGCGGGCTCACCTCGGCCGGCGCCGGCATCTCCAACCAGGTCAACAACTCCATGGATCGCAAGAAGGTGGAGAAGATGGTGAAGGACTACCAGGAGAAGATGGAGGACCTCAACAAGTGCCTGAAGTTCATCAAGCAGGGGATCGAGAACCTGCGGCGCTTCGACCTCATCAAGATGAAGAACAACGCCTACAACCGAGACTTCCCCGCGCTGAGCTCCAGCTTCTTCGAGGACGGCGCCATGGCGGGCAAGGCCATCCTGGTCAACGCCAACGAGATCATGCGCGTGGTGCAGATCGCCAACGTGGCGGGCAGCACGGCGGCGCGCGCCGTGCAGATCGCCAGCATGGCCACCGGCGTCCTCACCGGCCTCTTCGTGGGCATGGACATCTACTTCGTGGCCAAGGACTCCAAGGAGCTCAAGAAGGGCGCCAAGTCGGAGTTCGCCGCCAAGATCCGCGAGGTGGCCACTCAGCTTCACGACGGTCTGGTCGAGCTCAACAGCATCCGCGAGGAGTTGCAGTACACCGCCAAACCCGAAGACGACGagggcggcgacggcgacgggaAGGAGGCCTTGGACCAGAAGAAGGAAAAGAAGGCTTACGAATACGACAGCTCGGAAGAAGATGAGATTGACCGCATCAAGAAAGCTATCAAGAAAGATTTGGAGAACAGAGAATACGTGTGA